A DNA window from Streptomyces sp. CA-278952 contains the following coding sequences:
- a CDS encoding AIM24 family protein has protein sequence MSTPPVLDPMTLPSDDNVNSYTFCVELKGSRWFLQKGKMIAYYGQIQFDGIGHGRFERLVRAGFHSPLHASDWVLAEGSGKMLLADRAFDVNSFNLEDGNLTIRSGNLLAYQPTMALKQSIVPGFVTLIGTGKFVAASNGPVVFMEPPLRVDPQALVGWADCPSPCHHYDHGYMTGVMGGIRSLTGIGGTSGEEHQFEFVGAGTVLLQSSEALMAEQAAGAVPNEPGVPGGGGQPGSAPRMPGQLGDLQRRFGL, from the coding sequence GCCGTCGGACGACAACGTCAACTCCTACACCTTCTGCGTGGAGCTCAAGGGGAGCCGGTGGTTCCTGCAGAAGGGCAAGATGATCGCCTACTACGGGCAGATCCAGTTCGACGGCATCGGACACGGCCGGTTCGAGCGGCTGGTGCGCGCCGGCTTCCACTCGCCGCTGCACGCGAGCGACTGGGTGCTGGCCGAGGGCAGCGGGAAGATGCTGCTGGCGGACCGGGCGTTCGACGTGAACTCCTTCAACCTGGAGGACGGGAACCTCACCATCCGGTCCGGGAACCTGCTGGCGTACCAGCCGACGATGGCGCTGAAGCAGTCGATCGTGCCGGGGTTCGTGACGCTGATCGGCACGGGGAAGTTCGTGGCCGCCTCGAACGGCCCGGTGGTGTTCATGGAGCCGCCGCTGCGGGTGGATCCGCAGGCACTGGTGGGCTGGGCCGACTGCCCCTCCCCGTGCCACCACTACGACCACGGCTACATGACGGGCGTGATGGGCGGTATCCGGTCCCTCACGGGGATCGGCGGGACATCGGGCGAGGAGCACCAGTTCGAGTTCGTCGGGGCGGGCACGGTGCTGCTCCAGTCGAGCGAGGCGCTGATGGCGGAGCAGGCGGCGGGAGCGGTCCCGAACGAGCCGGGCGTTCCGGGTGGCGGGGGTCAACCCGGATCCGCTCCGCGCATGCCCGGCCAGCTGGGGGACCTCCAGCGTCGCTTCGGGTTGTGA
- a CDS encoding MarR family winged helix-turn-helix transcriptional regulator: METETATRWLSDAEQCAWRTHLDVSRLLMHQLEKDLQPFGLTMNDYEILVNLSESDDQRMRMSDLAAATLQSKSRLSHQITRMETAGLVRRTHCESDRRGLFAVLTEHGAETMRKVAPHHVASVRQHFMDLLSPEALADLNAALTPIAEHLRGKRGKL, from the coding sequence ATGGAGACCGAGACGGCCACCCGCTGGCTGAGCGACGCGGAGCAGTGCGCCTGGCGCACCCACCTGGACGTCAGCAGGCTGCTGATGCACCAACTGGAGAAGGACCTCCAGCCGTTCGGACTGACCATGAACGACTACGAGATCCTGGTCAACCTCTCCGAATCGGACGACCAGCGCATGCGGATGAGCGACCTCGCCGCCGCCACCCTTCAGTCCAAGAGCCGGCTCTCGCACCAGATCACCCGGATGGAGACCGCCGGGCTGGTCCGCCGCACCCACTGCGAATCGGACCGGCGCGGACTGTTCGCGGTCCTCACCGAGCACGGCGCGGAGACGATGCGCAAGGTCGCCCCGCACCACGTCGCCTCGGTGCGGCAGCACTTCATGGACCTGCTGTCCCCCGAGGCGCTCGCCGACCTGAACGCCGCGCTGACCCCGATCGCGGAGCACCTGCGCGGCAAGCGCGGCAAGCTGTAG